ttgaataatagaaataaaaaattcatctcAAAGGACCTcgcaaaaaagaaacaaaactgaAAGGGTTTAGCCCAGCCCAGCAGCGGTGGGCGGTTGCGAACCCAAGCCCGATATAAATCTTAATGTGGTCGAACGGCGTAGTGGAAAATAGTTGCCAGAGAGTTTTGTTTAGCGGCCCAACCCAGTACGTCCACgggcttcttcttttcttttttcgaaCAGAAATGGCTTAGGCTGTTCAGACTTCGGAGTGAGTTACTCCCTGCAATACTGAAAAAGTGACGTTTTGTGTTAGGTGAAGCAAATATATCAAAACTTTGATAATTACTTTATGCGTATTAAGATCGAACATTTTGAAACGGTATGAATAGGGTTTTCAGgtaaagtggtttcataatttaattatataattttgcTATGGTTTATAAATGTTACCAAAAAAGTTAGTGGTCATTCGATGTTTCTTGTACTGGTGTAAGAGAGAAAATACAATACTAGCCATCGAATTCGAACTATGTGTGGAGTCGTTAAGTGGAAACGCAAATAATTTGAAACGAAGTTGACCAGTGTGATATAGTCCGCGTTGTAtcaaaacatagcaaatctccTAGCGAAGTTCTGTTCTCGTCTTATTCCTAATTTTCCACTGAAACATTGGAACCGGTAACGTCAACCACTCAACGTTGCCTTTACACCATCATCATACTCTACTCCATTGCCACCTCTGGCTATAAAAGACATGCCAGCCCATGCACAAGCACAGAGTACAACAAACACACACGGATCCCTTCGACCTGACCAACGCGCGGGTGCGAAACCCAAACTAGGAGCCATGCAGCTCGTCCCTTACATTGTTGTATGTCTGTCGGTAGCCTTTCTCCTCCCGTCGTACgccacggcgacggcgacggctggCACGCTAGAGCGGGAGACCAAACAGCAGATCCTGGCGAGCATCCCGCCGCACTGGCAGGAGAACCCCGTGCTGTTCCTGACCTCGCCGTCGGGCAAGTACGCGGCGTACTTCATGCGCAGCCAAACCACGCCTGGCGCCGGCGGCCTCGGCGCTGACTTCTGCTACGTGGAGGTGCTGGACACGACCACGCCCGGCCCGGAGGGCCGGAGCGTGTGGGAGTCAGAGTGCCTGGCCGTGAGCACAGTGAACACGTGCGCGCTGGTGTTCTCGTGGAACGGGCTGGAGGTGTTCGACGGGAGCACCTCGGTGTGGCACACCCACGACACGCAGTCCGACGACCACAACTTCCTGGAGACGCTGCAGCTGGTGGACGAGGGCGACATGCGCATCCTCGACAAGGGCGGCGAGCTGGCGTGGAAGGCCAGCGACGAGCCGCGCGCGGCGCAGCACTGCGGGATGCCCGGATCGCCCGGCCTGGCCGCCGCGCTGCCCCCGTTCGCGGAGCCGATTGGGCACGGCAGCAGCAACCTGCCgtttggagaagaaggcggCCGCGGCAACGGCGTTGGCGGCGTGGCGCAGCCCGAGCTGCCCCTGGCGCCGTTGCCGCAGGAAGCTGATCAGTTCGGTGGTGCCGCGGCACAGGGTCAGGCCGTGGAGGGCGTGGGGCAGACGTTCGGGTTCGGCAGCCAGCCACTGGTGGACAATAGCCCGTACGACAGTGGGGCACTGAAGCACGGATGCAGCTTCGTTGGAATCGCTGTTGCTTTGGGTCTCAGCGTTGCCATCGCCATGGGTCAGGGTCTCTGAATTTGAGACATGCGCGCGTGAAAATGGTTGTGATTTACTAAATTCTTGTTGTTTCTGGCACAAGAAGCCGGGAGATGTATTCGTTTGTGTTTGGGGTGGTGTTTTTGCTGATGTCAATGGGGGTGCTGTCGTTGTATCTGGAATTGCAAACTGTATTCGCTTCGGCTTCCCAAGTCGATTGTGTTTTTCTACCACTAATTCTCACATCGTTTCTGCTTCCTAGTGATGCATTGCTTTGAAAAAATTGCACTCTAGCTGATGCCTCCACGGACACTTCAACTGTTCAAGCAAGTAAAGCTCGGAGTCGGAGGGTTCTGCaggtatgctcactgtagttcatgtctgcgcacaccccacaagttgtaGCTAACAATGTTTCGGATTGTAACTTATAgtatttcgggttgtaactcatactgtttcgggttgtaactgggggatgcatacagtgcgaataacaagttgtaactcatattgttaacttctcgtgttgcaattatatatttatggacgtgaagttgtaactgttctacctaacaagttgtaactggGGAATATGCGCGatacgaataacaagttgtaactcatagtgttagcttctcgtgttgcaattatgtatttctgtacgtgaagttgtaactcatagtgtttcgggttgtaactaggggatatgcgcagtgcgaataacaaattgtaactcacagtgttagcttctcgtgttgcaattatgcatttctagaCGTAAAGTTGTAATtggtctacctaacaaattATAACTCATAATGTTTCAGGTTATAACTCTGGGGGATATGCACAGTGCGAATAACAACTGCGCATAGGCGCAGAATAGCCTcgccgtatatatatatatatatctcaatCAGACACCAAATACTTGACgtcgtactcccttttgcttgacttcacaaccttaAACTGCCTTCGAAAAGACAACGATCAGAATTTTACtacatcaatatatatatagacacacacgaCCGTTCAAAAATTGTAATAATATGCCCTACCACCTTCTGTTCATCGGGCGAGAGTAAGGTCTCACATGATGAACAGACGACACTATGTGGGTCCCATCGGTCAAAAATAAAATAGTGCAGTGATGTGACACGTGTCGTATGTTCACCGGACGAGACCTTGATCTTGTCGGCTGAACGGGCAACAACAATGTGTCGTCCATTGAACATGTGACACCTTTTTGTGGCcgaatttaattttatttgtgaCAGAATAGGCATATGTGCGCCGCTATTTGTCGTTTTTGATTCTTCCAGTACTATTAGATGTTTATGCAATGTTTTGAATATATAGATTTGACGGAAATAAAAAGTTGAACACGATGATTTTAATTAGAACTGCGACATACACGGATGGTGCATGCACGATACACGATCATTCTAACCTAAACAAGTACCGCGTCTGAATCTAACATAACTTGGGGAATGTAAACAACATGATTACAACATCTAATCTACTGAGTACAACGTGGATACTTTACCTTCATCGCCACTTCCAGTCTTGCCCGTACGCCTGATGTGCCCTCTcgtgcttcctctccctctctactTCACGGGCCTCCACTATCATAAGGTTATACTCCTTCAtcttctgctgctcctcctgaATGCGCTTGCACGTAGCCTCCATCCTCTCGTCTCGACTTCCATCTTATGGAAGTGTCTCCAAGCGGCGTGAGTGTGAATGAGGAGCACATCCTCTTACGATTGCTCAATATCAAGCTattgtaagaagtcacatagtgaCGGCGGCGACTGCAACAGAGACTAAAATATTCAGTGGTAATGCGTAGTTGTATTTGGAGTAGTTTAGCCATAAGTGATTACCTGGTGGCGGGTGTCAACATTGGTGCTTTTCTAGGTTGGATCATAGTTGTAGTTGCGGCACATAAAAAACCTCATTCCGTAGGTGTCGAAGAACTCAGAGGACTTTATCACCCTACAAAGGTCTTCACACTAGTACATGGCCACTTCGACTCCATTAGAAGTAATATCCGACAAGTATTTCTTGGGGAAAAGATCGGATGCTATTTTCGTTggagttgtggaggttgagACTATTGGATTGGTTCTACATgtggaagatttaatctaaaattaaatcgaaaAATTACGAAAACACACTATTTATGGGTGGGACCCACTAAAAAGTAGTATgtgcccacatgaacagtgatttGGTGGGACTCACATGAACAGTGATGGAATGGGCCGAACTGAGCTTAGATGGGCTGAGTCCGGCCTAGATGGGCTGGGCCAGGCTTTGGTCTGCATAGTGCTTGCTCGCTCGGGATTAGGCCGGTGGTTTAGCGGGCCTTGACAGTGGGCTTTGAAGTTGGGCTAGCCCACGGGTCATGGCCACTGGGACGTTGGGTTGCCTTAACAGGCTGTCTCACTCGCGGCTGGGCTGCACCAGCTTGGCCAGGCCACGCGGCACGCGAATAGCGGCCCAGCTACGTGCGCACGTGTAGGCGCGCGACGACGAAAGAGGATCAGCGGACGACGGTGAGGAATCGAGGTGGAACAATGCCGGAGAGCTCGCCAAAGTTGGTTTCCCACCAAGGTTTCACGACGACGAGCGGATGCCAGGCTTCTACGCGACAATGCGGACTCGACGGAGGGCTCATCGATGGTGGCCGATGGCGAAAGCGTTACCAGATGGTGGGAGAAAAGGGGGCAGCAACGTGGGAGAAATCGGACAGCATTTCCCCTACACAGGGAGGTGCCAATCTGCAAAGAAAAGGGGCCCGCAGCCCCTAGCCATCATGGCACGATGGTCGACCTCACATACACAGCATGCCAGCGGCGACCACTACACGACGATGGAAGGCAATAAGCACGACGGCACGTGGCTACACACTAACAGAGAGCTTGGGGCGGTGACATGCTATCTACGCAGACGCGAGGTGGAACTGGGAGGTTCACCGGCGTCTGGGTCAAAAGAACGGGAAGGCAGTCAGCGGCGAGAAGCTGTAGCGATGATGGCGTTGGCTCGGCCTCATGCGCGGGTGGCACCTGTTAGGCTCTTAGTGGACAGACGATGGCATAGAAATGGCAGTGGCTCCCAGGTGCTCCTCGATAACTTGTGGGGGTAGGACGTCGACGGTGAGGTCGCTGCGGTGGCAATGGCGAAGGTGGCAGCACGGTGGCGAGGCGaaatggagaaagagagagagataaagacTGGGCTACGCTATTTATAGACAGGAGAtgggagatagagagagacaTGTGATGTCGCGCGGACGTTAGCGGGTAGCGTCACGGTGAGGTGGTGGACGGCGCCCACCATTTTCCCCGCGGTATCGGCAGCTTGCGCCGTCCACGCGCGAGCGGGGGACGAAAGTCATGCAGCATGGGTGCTCAGTCATGGGCGGAGGGAGAGttagagagaagggagagagtaGGAGAGGCAAAGCTCGGCGGGATATTTTCCCTGAGAGGAGGAACAACAGCCGGTGTCgcggtgaggtggaggagggaggagaggaacgGGTGCTCGTCGAATCGTCGACACATGGATGGCACACGACGCGCGGCGTGGGAGTGCGCATGGGAGCAGGCCAGCGCGGAGCGGGCGAGCTGGGCCGACAGCACGGTGGTGTGGGTCGAGCGCGCAGGAGGGAGGAACGACCAGTTGGATCGGACGACTAGGCCGCGTGCAAAAGGGAGAAGGGGAAGGGAGCCGGGCTAACTGggctgagaaagagagagggagagaatttGAGCACATGATGAAtaggagaagaggaaagaaaattggtttttggattaaattcaaatgtgtGATTTGAATTcagatttgactttggattgagatcaattcaaataaacatatttgaattatgatttgaacttgaatcctgagcttcctaagatgatttgaatcaagggatttgaatttgaattgaatttgagctgaatagaaccTAAGAGTATATTGGAAATTGAGAGATATTTAATGTTAAATCTCCACACAAATAACTATAAAAACCTcaaatcaagcacatgaatcaaTCTAACGCAGAGACTTTTTGGAAATAAATTTAGTGaaattttggaatacttagtccatctaatatatatgaatgtatacatattggtatatatatacattcacatacatatacatatttccttgagtttagttagcttaattaaacataaaaagttttaatttggagtgaaatttgtaattaatttacatgctaaaactcaggatgttacaagacccattcaccaacaatgtatgCCTTGcagcctccacccttcttgttgaagaatttcttcttTATGTGCTAGTCttagctcttcttcttgtgtttgtcctcatcctcacttgttTCAATCTTCTTGCTAttgctcttgctcttcttgttgggatgagggcaatcatatgacatgtggctaAATTCACCATAATTGTAgcatttcttcttctctccgcTACCGAACTTATCAAATTTCTTTGAAGTAAATTTATTCTTCTTTGGTTAGtagttgtagccctttttgTTGATCTTGGAGATCATTCTTGTAGTACTTCTCATGAGAAAGGCAAGCTTGGTGTCGAAGTCagagtcgtcatcatcatcttcattgctttcacttgatgatggaagcttgatcttcttcttcttcttcttcttcttgtcaccCATGTTTGCCTTGAGAGCGAGGTTCTTCTTGCTTGATGATTCTTCTTGATCAccaaataagaacatctcatgagctcTTATCTTCCCAATGGCATCGGTGACGGTTATGTCATTGATATCCCGCTCATGAAGAAGAGGTATGACAATATTCTATTGTGGCTTAGGAAGCACCATCAATATCTTGCGAATAATATCTCATTGAGACAAtctagtgagttcaagagaattgatttctttcacaagcatattcatatgagagtacatgtcattgcatagcTCATTaggaaacatcttgaattgattaagagtattcattagcacatgatatctctCATAACGGATTTTCTTAGAcccttcatgaatttcacaaagtctggtccaaatatcatgagctaatTCTTTACTCCTCACTCTTGAAAagacctcttcactaattctcTCAAATATGGTATTTCTAGCTTTTGTATTCCACCTAATTTATTGCTCAAAAAATAGTTGATCAAACCTAATGTAGGTGGCAAGTCAAACTTGGGGGAAATcacctcaagatagctcgccatgtgAACCttccaataggcaaagttctttcTCTCAAAGTTTGGCACTCTACCGCCATTCTTTagggccattgctctaggattttaagcctatcaagagcatgaggtttagataccaattgaaaggatctaatggccctagaggggaGGGGTGAATATGACTCAAATCAAAATTTAACTTCTATCGATCTCTAGAACGAATAGCAACCATAACTTAGATGAAGGAAAAGCAACTACTTGAGCAAGCAAGTtagaacaaatcaaacaaacatgcaagcaaaGAGCTCAAAAGTAAatgcggaattgaaacttgcatgaaagtaaatgcTTGAAGTAAATTGTGGGAAAGTAAGTGAATAGGAAAGGaggacaccgatttttttcttgaggtatcgaagagttgacaCTCTTCCCTAATCCTCGTTAGAGCATCCACATGAGGATATCACTCCcctttgagtcaccaagactcaagtgctcactagtgattgccacttctctatctccagaTTGACGGACATCAAACCAAATACAAGCTCTTTCCAGGGCTTCCACATGAACTCCATGAGCTCACCATGAACACCTCTAATCACCAAGACTGGCCAGCTATttccaaccaccaagagtaacaaacaaattgcttcacttgatccctatcaagtctagacaacaactagatgcacactcactactcttgaagcatTAATGACATCCTTAATCTTGCATTAAAGAAcatggaaatcaactcaagtgctctctcttgcttcttgatgacacacacaatgtatgaactcctctggatTGCAAGAGAGATGAATGAAACCGAGtaagggggtatatataggctagaggtccaaatctagctgttgtccaaccatccaaactttctgtgaacaccggatagtccagtgtacACAACCTTGTACACACTGGAAAATCCGGTGTATTACCTTTTGCAAAAGCTACCCTTGCCATCTGTTAGTAGTCGTTACCTGAATTGCTTCGGTGATCTTCAAATCACTACAACGGATCATCCAATGAGTTCATATCTCATTGCACTGAGACACCAAGTCatgaaaaatgctccggtgtgttgaactcctcaacactggaccatccagtgccttGAACTTCATCTCCTCTGAAAAAATCCAATATTCTGTTAAATGCTTCGATGTTTTTACTCTtctaacactggaccatccggtgtatttaatttcaattttcttcaaaaatcaaccCTTATGTTAAATACTTCGGTGTGCTTTTGGATTCCATCATCGGACGATCCAGTGGTGTCTTCTTGTTTCTGCACATAACAcaaaattgctccggtgtgtataaccatttccacaccggactatctggtgagaacaattttATGAgcctcatccaattcaatcaacttttgagctctaacttcttgacttctcacccatgggcttCTCTAAGCTAACTAGTGCTAAaacttcacaagtgtgcatccaactaagtctagactcaactaggtcaagctacaactcttagtcaccctttatagtatggtcaaaggACTAAAAAAGGAACCTATAACTACTTTAAGTGTTCTTCATCaccttatgacacttagaactagaaaatccttaatcttgacgcaaATATCCTTTAATCATCCAATATAATTCCAtaagggaccaagaatacccatGTGATCATTGTGAGCTAagttttttattcccttcaaaacatacacgttagtcacaatgatatggttatcattaattatcgaaatacttaccacttacctaaggGCTTAGATGCTACACCTACATCCGAAAGACTACTTCTAAAAAGTATACTTTTGAAAAACTTACATCTAAAAAGGTTGTGTTTGAAAATGATAGGTCTGAAAAAGATTGGTGTGAAAAGGCTATTGATGAGAATGATAATTCTAaaaaggctaggtctgaaaatAGAGTACATATTTAATTATTATGGTTCTATGTGTGCAGGTAACATAAATTTGAATGTAATATTATGTTGCAATAAAAGGACATAAGCTTGTACAACGTATCTATAAAAGGCTAATGTATCTCGAAACTAAAGCCACAACGATCAATGGAGGGTAGGGGCGGGAGGGGGCGAGTTAGAAGGGGGTGGGGGCTGGCGGTGAGATGAGGGAGTTCGTTTGGTCCAACTAAATACAAGGAGCCTCTCTACAACTTTCATTTGCAGGATATGAGTGATTTTCGTACTCCAAGTCACTTAAGGATTTACGATCACCCGAATGAGCTATGGCCCAAGTGCTCCCATGGCCAAGATTTCATTGTTCAGATGTACGACGTGAACATTCATGGGGGATATCGATTCTTCTGATGTTCTCTTGGTAGGGTGAGAACTATATCACCATCACCGTTCATATCCTTTATTTCAAAACATTATATATTGCGCCTGTTGTATTTTTGCAGGCCTTCAATGACTTCAACAGCTGCTAGTACACGAGATGCGTCAATCCTCATGTTCTACAACATATCCAAGATTACATCCACCACCTACGAGAAATAGTTTACCATGACCATCACGTTGCCTCCCTCGGTATACACCATGGTGGTGATATGCAGAAACTCCTCCGGGTTGGTTGACCATCGTATTTTTTGGCTAGGACTAGTTGGAACTTGTCTGACTAACTTACCTCTCGCAGCCATGCCGAGAAAGAATAGCACCCCGTCCCATGCCGGGGAGACGCTCACCGCTGGGCAGCGCACGATCGGGGAGAGAGCCGACGGTCTCGCGGCCCTAGTGAGAGGACGGTGGAGTCCAACACCTCCTGATGAGGGGAAGGTGAGTGGcagggctgcttgcccttttcctcATCTCGTTGGGCACGCTCTTCCTATTTTCAGGTGGCCCTCTGGCCCCGGATTATGTGGCAGAGGTCGCGGTGGCGGAGCGAGACGCGCAGGTCAGTAGGTGGACTGCCTGGTGTGTTTCCTCCTACTCCCGTTGCTGAGGTCAGTAGGTGGATCTCCTCGTACTCCCTATTGCTGAGGGAGCGTGGATTTCCTCCTACCGTGGAGTCCGCTATGAACCCAGCCCCCCACCATCCTGATCATCCCTTATGGTGGACGGGGTAGCAGCTGTCATAGTCTGGCACCAGGCGGGCGGTCTCTACCAAGAGGGTGAGATTGCACAGCCATGCCACGCACCAGGTGGGCGGTCTCTACCAAGAGGGTGAGATCGCATAGCCATGCCGCTATCGGCAAACCCTTTGGTACCGCCATCGGTGGGTGGCTAAAAAGTACCTGTGCAGTCTGCATGTTCTGCATGGGGGTCATAGCCTCATAGTCGAACCGCTAACCTCAGAGCAGCGAGGCATCACGAGGGGAGCCCCTCAGTGCTAGCGTTCCTTGTGCGACATGATAGCCTTGAAGAGGACGCCGCCACAGTCTCCTCTTCACAAGGGAGCTCCTTCAGACGGTGCTGCTGTTGTTGGGGGCAAAGTAGGACCTCCCCCATGCTTGGCGTCAGGCAGGTTTCCCTCTTGTACTACAGCCTAGGGCTCACCTCCAGTTCCGGCGACACGAGCTTTGCTATTGCCCTCGGCTGCATGGGCCGCCATGCAAACCTCCTGCTTAGGCTCGAAATCCTCAAACTCCGGTTTGATGCACCAGACTCATTTGGGTCCTACCCCATGATGATGACCTCGCGACGGCTGAGGTCCTCGAAACGGGACTCCACAACAGTCGGGGATCCGGATATCGGTAGCTCAACCATAGTATCAATACTTGTAGAAACACGAAAATGggcccctacctagcgcgcaaCTGTCGGGGGATAATCCTTGACAGTAATCCTAGGTATACCAAATGATGGGTGCATTGATCTATGTTTCTTGTATGTATATATCAAACTAGACTCAAGAACATCAGAATTTATACCGATTCAGACCTCCTATGGGATAATATCTAGGTTCAGACCTCTTTTTTAATGATAATGGCCATATGGATACTCATTGAGAATTTTGAATGGTTGTGAACACATTCTATTTTGTGCAAAACTTTTCATGGAAAATACACTAGATTTTCCCCACTTGATTTTATATATTCCCCACTTGATTTTGTAGGTTTTCACTAGCTCCTATCATAATATTCCATAATTTTGGATAATTATGTTCAGAATTGAATTCGTATGGATAAGACCGTTTATTATTGTTCATGATTATTTTACTTGTAATTTGACTGGTGAAGTGGTGAGTGGCTAACATGAGTAACCCCGTTTCAATAGGCTTTCTTTTAgttttttccctaaaaaagtTAGAAGTTATCAAAAGGGCTGGCTTCTGGTCCCAATTTCTGGTTGCTTTTGGCTGGCTGAGAAAACAGCTATGgttgaaatgaactaaaagctgagaaacAGGTTTTGATTGGCTTTTTTGGCTTTTgagtgtgctgagaagctaaaaatttattataaaaaccaacAACCAAAATTCAACAGTCACAATCGCTTACTCAGCTAGCCAGAAGCTCCAAATCCACAAACTATCCAAACCGGCCCTATTTGCTTCTGCCGATGTGATACTAGATGGATCAAAACAATGTGAACAATTTCTTCTTATTGCTGTTCATGTCACTTTTATccacttaatttttttaatttacccTAGCACCATATATTTTTCGTGCAGGATAAACTGATAATGGTCTGCAAGTTACCACTGATCAACCAACGAAGTTCAAAGGATATAGCAGCAAGAAAAGCTTCACATTTTAGATATCTTGTACATTTCATTTTTGTATGGAATTTTATATTACAATGGATCCTTTGTATGACTAATTCTCTTCACAATGTATAGAATCATTTGTTTAACCAACAATTTCAATATGTCAGTACTCTTTGGTTGTTCGCATTGATGAATGAAGACATGGTGGCAAGTGTTGCATATTGTGAGAAAATATTTATTTGTTACCAGAAAGATGCCATTTTGCAAAATATAAGTGCGGTGACCCAATTGTCACAATTATAATTAAATAGTTAAAAGGAGCATTGAATTGTGATGATTAAATTGTAGTAAATATTTTGTAGATGTGTGAACTTTTATCATCACTATTATAATAATGATTGTGATGATTAAATTGTCATAAATATTTTGTACCTGTGTGAACTTTTATCGTCACTTATATAAATGTAAGCGACgacaattttttttcactaaAATCAATATAAGTGACGGCAATTTTTGTCACTaatttatatgattttgtaACCACGAATATCGTCACTAATGAGCATAGTcatttgtggggggggggggggaatatcACTATATTATTTGTGACTTAAGTATCTGTGGCGACTAATGGCGACCGAAAAAATCGCCACAAACACCGCTTTGTGATGAAACTTTTTGCCATAAATATCCTTGTCCCTTGTAGGGCCGACCGGCAGCTGGGGTTGCATCTTGTTCACTAATGTTCGTGCAATTCATGACTGGCGCACGGAGGACGCCACCATGGGGTGAACTGCGATGAAGGAAGCGGCCACCATGATGGTTGTGACAACGATGACGAGGATCACGTGGTCTGCTTCTAGGCCAGCACGTGAGTAGTTGAAGTATGGCGGCTTCTAGCGCCATTTGGTCACTCCCAATGCTAGTTTCTTATATATTAATTAGGTGTCCATCTAAGCAAAAAGATGATGTGATACGTAATTTAAAGATAAAAGAGAAAGAGTTTATTTCTTATGGAAGAAACTAGTTCTTTGAGTAATCATAGGTGATCATGAGATAATAAATTGCTTTGAAAGACCTTAAGAAACTAACAAGATACATGCATTGATTGGAAACTTGTTTCTTAACATCAATTTCTTactttatattttttgttagaCATTACTTAAGAAACAAAACATTGGGAGTGACCTTAGTGAGGTTAGCACTTCACTCAATGCAGGGCAATTGTTCGctgatgaagatgatgtcatTGCAGTGCTTATCGGTGATTGTCCAGTTGATTAGCATAGTTGAGAGCAAAGTGATTGATAACGTTTTGTGATTGAATGGAACAGTAGAGAGTAGAGAGTAGATGATCAAATTATCAATTTCATTGCAATGTTTGATTGTACATATATACAGGATGAAGGGGCTAAAGTTGCTATTAGGGAGATATCCCTCCCCAATAGATAACAATAACTGCTAATTGCAGTTAGAAATTGATCACCAAAACATTAACCgtaacaaaatcaaacaaattCCTGACATGAAGGTCGGGATAGTTAGTCTGCAAGACGCGATCTAGGATCATATCATATGGCTTGA
The nucleotide sequence above comes from Phragmites australis chromosome 4, lpPhrAust1.1, whole genome shotgun sequence. Encoded proteins:
- the LOC133914408 gene encoding uncharacterized protein LOC133914408, yielding MQLVPYIVVCLSVAFLLPSYATATATAGTLERETKQQILASIPPHWQENPVLFLTSPSGKYAAYFMRSQTTPGAGGLGADFCYVEVLDTTTPGPEGRSVWESECLAVSTVNTCALVFSWNGLEVFDGSTSVWHTHDTQSDDHNFLETLQLVDEGDMRILDKGGELAWKASDEPRAAQHCGMPGSPGLAAALPPFAEPIGHGSSNLPFGEEGGRGNGVGGVAQPELPLAPLPQEADQFGGAAAQGQAVEGVGQTFGFGSQPLVDNSPYDSGALKHGCSFVGIAVALGLSVAIAMGQGL